The sequence tgagcgttatttaggagtagtttacaggtctgtgggctgtgtgctgTGACTCCAAGCATGTCAGAGAGTGTGTTTTTAATGAGTGTGTAAAATGTACTATTTTTCAAAATCCTTCCCTAAACAAActgcccaaaataaataaagtacacatcttccttactctctccagcagcccagcacaggttgAGTCATTTCCCCCTCCATACAGTCATCGTGGGTTATGTCACAGAACGGataacagtgccctctggtgacagtactgtgtactaggtccagaccttgtAGTGAACACAGTGTTTCcttccatccccccctcccccaatcttggattacatcaaggaacagacaacagtgccctctggtggcagtactgtgcactAGGTCCAGACCTtgaggtgaacacactgtttcccgccatcttgaGCAAcgctacttgcatcatcagctgctgTCACAGTGGCCATCTTGGATTACTTCGTGGGACggacaacagtgccctctggtggtggtgctgtgtactaggtcagttggagcctggacctcatggtgaacaaacTGGATGGCTATACTGCATCAAATACTGCAATGGAGAAGCTCTTAGGAGAGTACATGGAGTTATTTACTCCTTCAGGTCTGTTCCTTGCTACGCCACTAGCCGAACATCATATTACCACTGGGATCAAGGCCCCAGCCTCTAACAGGCTGTATCGAATCCCACAACAATTACAGCCTGTTATGGCGGATTTTATGAATCAACAAATTCACGACCGAATTATAGAAACTAGTAACAGTCTATGGTCTTCCCCAGTAGTCATCGTGGGGGAAAAAATCACTGGATGGCTGTAAAAAGGTGTGTCACTTTTGTTGAGACAACTACTTTTTGAACAGGAAGACAGCATAGGACATATACCCGATGCGCGGCATTATGGAGACTTTCCACCGTTTGTTGGATGGTCTGTTGCGAGGGTTGTAGCTGAAGCAGTGCATGTTATAACTAAATGATATAATCCTGTATTTCAGGATTATTCTGAAACATACTTAACAGTTAACACATGGCACAATTTATGCTGAGCTTGGACAAGTGTCAGTTTATGTTACGAGAAATCCAGTATCTGCGTCACATTTAGGCCTAGTCCGACTCCCACTATGGTGAAAGGGTTGCAGTAATATTTGTGGCACAAGTCCAGTATTTTCGTCACATTTAGGGCTATATGGATGTCCTCATCCACGATAATTTTCCATTATTCGACTCTCGAACAGCCTATGGAAGAAACGAATACTACATCTTTCCATGTGAGTTCTGATTTCCTTACCTTTGccatgacgatcgtttctcccagtATAGTtgccgtcaacaaaatgttttcgcattcgcaggagaaagtcggtgcaacgagaaacgcctttgttttaatggtgtacacctcaaatcctgtaccatgtctGTGAtattctctctcctatttctcgataatagaaaacgtgctatccttatttgaactttctcgatgtgtcCCATTAATCTTatgtgatacggatcccacaccgcacagcaacactccaaaAGAAGATGGACAAGCATTGTGTAGGCAGTCACTTTAGAAGAAATGTTGCATCTCccaagagttctgccaataaaacgtagtctttggttcgccatCCTCACAGCATttcctatgtgctccttccaatttccgTTGTTTATAACTgttattcctaagtatttagttgaatttacagtaacCCACGTTTAAGGGATACCTTTTAGCAATCATGTCGATGACGTCGGACTTTTCATTGTATAGAGTCAATTGCCTATTTACGCACCATGCAGATACCTTTAGTAAATCGTTTTCAAGTTTCTTTTTATCTTAGCATGATTTTACTAGAGATAAACTACAACATTATCTTCAAACAACCTTAGATAGCTGTTCCAGTactttggggaatgccagaaatcactttcgtTTTACTTGACGACTTTTGGTCAATTACGggaaactgtaacctctctgacaggatatcacgagtccaatcacataactgggacgatattccttAAGTATCTGATTACAAGCCACATGTGAGATAGAttgtcaaaagccatctggaaatctagaaatacggaatcaatttgaaatcgcttGTCGATAGCAGTCAACACTATGTGTAATTAAAGAGCTAACTGTATGTCActagaaaaatgttttctaaatctatgttgactatatgtcaataattcATCTGCCTTTCCCACTAAGACGACGGATGATGAAAGGGAAGAGAGAAAAACATATAACCACATGTCTGGTGAAAGTGTCACCTGACAGGTAGCGCTACATAGATGGTTGTAGCATGGTCCAAGATTCATCACTTAATAATAATGGTTCCTCGTAAGTATGCTTTTGCGGAACAGTTGGCGACTGCTTTCAAGTGCCCGCCACTATTACTCCGGTAACTGCCTGTACTACCACCTCACAGTATTGCTGGTTATGACTTGTTGTCAAGCTAACATGACGACTCCAAGGTGTACTACATTCTTCTATATGTTTTGTTACATGGTAGTGCTTTCCAAACTTTGGCAATTCAAGCATAaaatattgtcagtatcaattaATTTAACATTTTGTCCTCAAGGTTACATTGCGCTGGTGATGTTGCCTTCCCTCAGTGAGGTCAATGAAACCTTCACGGGAAAACGTTCCTTGATCAGCGGCTGGGGAAAGACGGGTGACGGTAAGTTTCTGACTTAGTTCAATTTGTGATACCTATCTAAGTGCAGTACTGAATTAAGTTTGTTTCTATCATTCATAACCTCTAGCAAGTAGTAGACCAAAGCCGTTTATGGTGCAATTTGTTAGAGCAGATTtcatgtggaatactgtgataccaaagggaagagtatgtcaaaatggtacagatatttctatttccagagccacagtcatcAGCAGGGTGtctttccgatacttcgctcattgtttaatgtcgttcaactgagaccacaaTCGTGACATTTAACTGCCTAGGGGTGCGTGGCGCGGCAGCGGTGGCCTGTGGCAGGAATGATTCACGAATGTGGTTAATGGTAGGAGCTGTGCAAATAGAGTAGCTTGTTGAGATGCAGTAGATGGgttgtctgcttcaacttgtctctgaatacttgctttctcagaactttccgtacACACCTcgcctccatcttgttcgaatcagtttgtagatgctcctatgtcctggcacaaaggatgtcttgtgactgaGTAGAGtattatgattgtattttgtacagatcaccatcttgcatcgacaattaaaccctgcaatgtGTCCtatatatcgtcaaatacggaaagactcttactcaattacactgctcttccactgactacaggagcttgaatattagagcatgaaacagatctccaacccagAAATATATCACCAAGTACCATGTCGATGAAGTAAACATTCAATTCAGAACCTGCGCCATAAAAAATCAGTCCTtgtacatcattcgtacatatgcCCATGTACTGTGCCAGAAATTCAAGACTGTTAGAGGAAGCAGGAGCAGACACAACGCCAGAGAAGAGTAATACTGTTGTACACTGCACAGAAACGGTTGTTAAAGAAGCACTGAAAATTGAAATGAGTGTAGAGagtattaatgaaaataaaattgtgtccTTGCGCAATTCTAGCGACTCGTCCACAGATCAGAGCTCAGATAATGACACTGTTGAGGAAGAAAGTGATTCTGAACTAAGTAGCATTTAACCTTAGCCATAAATAGTATTTCTTTTTGTGCTTGTGTTTGGTATTTTGACTGAATTTGCACCATAAATCTCATCTCATTATTAAGGAATACAATATCAGTCTACTCTACTTTTATCGAGGTCTTtgcagatgggataagtttctaggcactctgtggtttacagcacgctccatctAGTTAAAGTtccgggtttctagagaaataatttccagtctatagctTCGGAATAATGTTACACGAGCGATAGTGCTATGCAAGTGATATTGCTACGTGCTCGAGAAGTAGCACGTAAATGGCATAATATTCtggaaaaccatgtgaaaatacacgtGTTCTTGTAATTACATAGTCTGCAGATGAATGTAGAAAGCAAGCAGGCAAGCAAATTGGTCGGGGCCAGAAACCGTGACACCTTTGTGCCGAAGGAAACCGAcgtagcctttgtacaacagtctttgtGGTATACATAAACAAGGGCTTGCTGGTCGAAGGTGGGTCTGCTATCGTGAGagatgtatagattcagcacatcgatagccataaggggaatgaaagattcttttacgtggaaaattatgtgcgctgtAGATATtgagatgcgtttcagaaccatggctgtcaagaggagacattacctatgAATCGATCgctgtcagactgcagcagcaatcataatatttaattgtagttacactgatataTATGTGCCTGGTCCCCAATATCCTTGTGAGGTAGCCGTAGAAAGCACAGCAGAAAACAAACAGGTCAgaaccagaaacagtaatgcctttgtTCTGAGCTGTGGCTTGCCAATCTTTTGAACACCGGTTCAGAACGTCCAACAAAGTTACTGGCTTATGACAATTTGGCTCGGGGCTCCCCTGGACGGCTAAATAGTGCAGTAATGCCCAGTTTGTATTTAGTTGCCTTCAGGACCGTGTGTGTTGCATGTATACTCtgcagaaatttgagaagattcaatacgatgAGTTTTTGCACTGGGAGTATTGACAGCATTCAAACTCCTAGCACTTAGGTCCTCCTGGGGTAAGGGGTCGTCTGTCGGCACTGCACTGTGGCACAGTGAGTGCGTGAGATGTATCTGACGATCTGTAGACCatttttgcagggtttaattgtcagtgcagtaTGGCGATCCGTACAAAATATTTTTTACCGCTGAAAGTCGTCTCTGCagaaaaaaaggcagacagtgCCCCCagaccggcagcagcagcagtttgaggggttgattcagtaagagccaatcagaatgctcgattcattcacaggaCATGCTTTGTGCTAGGACGTATGggtctctacagactggttcgaacatgATGGGAGGCaattttttatatcaacgtggtgttaCTGGTACAGTAGTTAAGGTGAGGTTGTGAGTGAGTGGGTAAAGTGGAGCAAAATATcaagttaagtgcagaacactaggttaattcgcataatttttatgtaaaacgcagtacaatagtgtaagggggtgggtgacaaagaagaatgcgccagaaatggcgttcaaaagcatgtgaaaatgTAAAAGTGTACCATAAAATGGTGGGAGGAccaaactaattacttaatttggtatcaaaggtggtacaataatttaaggaaatggggctGACATGAAAACCTACTTAACAGAAGAATAAGTTAAGTGCcaacaaagggccaaacattaagttaagacacccagagtacagcaaTGAACATTAGCTTATGCAATATGTTttccccatgtaattacttcttacaagattcACATGTTTCCAAACTGCAGAGAATGATGAGTAAGAGAAATCCAACCACACagactgaattttttataaataaacaacataGCCTTGAATGTCCTGTTAtgagacccttcctctccaccaaagGGCCactaatttccatatattccatacactgccttgaatcccataaattgtttaaataaacaatattccacacattgtctaaacagtctacataatattccatacacagcaatcgagttccagacaaattccttaactaaataaataaactatattccatacactgctataaataattaaatagtattctaTACATTGCCTAAAATGTttgaacaatattccacacaccaCTACTGAATCCCCTCCAAATGACCGATGAAGTGAgtgtttttcccgccaatttccggttgagggggggggggggaggtgaagggGCTTTACCAGGTGggaagaggttaattaattgatcaatttaattaagtagtcaatcaaattgataagggagggactattccaataactcagaactGACAGTGCACCTGTAGCAGCGAAGGGGAGGCGGTGGCTTAGAGGTTTCCTGAGGGTGGAGGGCAGTGGGAGGGGTTGGGGgaacaacaggttaaggacctgtcaatcaaaaggaaggatcctttcagcagaagaaaggagaACAATAGTACCTGTCAAAcaaaggagaacaacaggtttATCCCTGAGTGCATACTACCCCTGATGTAGACAACCTGCACCAACAAATTGCACCACAAATGGCTTTGATCTACTAATCTAGCATCCCTTCCCATTCTGTGGGAAGCATAGCATTGTTGGGCATTTCTGATTATTTTCGCGACGAAATATAGCTGCAAACGACATAAGTTCAGTAACGACCATCTGTACATTAAGAAAGACATTTACATATTGATCTGCAGCGTTATTCAGTgtttaatactctgaaggtcactTTTTGTGGAATTTCTAGGTTAGTGGATGTTATGTAATTAAACTCAGACCAAAATAAGAAAGTGATTGACATCTAGCTGATTAGAAGGCTGCTACCATGGCAATAGTCAATCGGAGAACGCGCTGAGCCACAGTCTCTGTTCTAATGTAGGTAGCGGCTATTGTAGTCAGTTGCAGACGACGGTCGCAGCTGGTAACGTAACCAGTTGGGGGGCTGTTTTGCTGTGCTTTATTGTTCTGTGTGGAGAGTTCATCTTGGGCTACTGAATGTCTGAAGGTTGTAGTGGAAGTGTTCAAAAAAAGTGAGCACGCTAAACGGAAAGTTCAGCGATCTGCCCACGTTTTGCCTCGTCAGATACGTGAGTTTATGTGCCCGGTGAAGGAATATATCGAGGTGGAGAAAGCCAATGTTGCATCTCTGTTGCCTCTAACGAATGTAATCGAAAGAACTGCAGTCGCTTTGGagtaatataaaaatacaatagctAAAATTTATAGGGAGCGATACTGTGCTAAAAGGGAAGAGTCTGGTTCGTCCAAATTGCGGATACCAACAATAAAAAGGCCGTGGAATACTCTTCACGAGGCACAGTTATTCAGTGGCAGCAAGGCGTCCTTGTTAACGGTGGTCAGAACCCTCGGGTTTTTGGTACAAAAAATTAATGGACGGAAAATTATAATGGAGAGAGCTGACATCGTACCTTGGCGTTGTCTGTGTTCAAGCAACATTGTTAAAGTGCCGATTAAAGGCATTGTGTGGCTCGAAGAAACCTGGATAAAAGCCGGTCTTTCGATCAAAAAAGACAGGGC is a genomic window of Schistocerca gregaria isolate iqSchGreg1 chromosome 9, iqSchGreg1.2, whole genome shotgun sequence containing:
- the LOC126292033 gene encoding collagenase-like; this translates as MMKGKREKHITTCLVKVSPDSWRLLSSARHYYSGNCLYYHLTVLLVMTCCQANMTTPRCTTFFYMFCYMVVLSKLWQFKHKILSVSINLTFCPQGYIALVMLPSLSEVNETFTGKRSLISGWGKTGDEEDPSQTLQYTDVTVIPNSVCEMDYKPGFIRESTLCAGNKNKGICSGDHGAPLVLKGSFKQIGIASFYYDKCEVPVPAGYTRVTYFLNWITRTAGIDID